A region of the Larus michahellis chromosome 4, bLarMic1.1, whole genome shotgun sequence genome:
cgggccggcggcCGTGGCGGGTCGCTGCTATCTCCGCCGCCGTCTCCCCTCAGCGCCGTGCCCGGAGCGGGGTGGCAGGAGCCGTCGGGAggccgcgccgccgcgccggggctgcTGGAGTGCGGTCTGTGCCGGTACCTGCGCACGGCCAGGGGTGAGCGGGGCCGCCGCCATGGCTGCGGCAGATCCCCCTTCCTTCGTCCCGCCGGGGCTCGGCGGCCCCtccgccccggccgcccgcccaCCGCCGcccttctccccctgcagccTGCTGCCAGGTGGTGGAAGCGCTGCTGGCCGTCCTGATCCTGGTCTGCAGCTCCGTGTCCTACGGCTCGACGGGAGGGTACACCGGCCTCCCCGCCCTGGGGGGCATCTACTACTACCACTACGGCGGGGCGTACAGCGGCTTCAACGCAGCAGACGGGGAAAAAGCCCAGCAGCTCGACCAGCGTTTCCACCTGCTCAAGCTGCCGGTCGCAAGGGCAGCCATGGCCGCGGGAGGGTCTCTCCTGGTCCTCTCCTGCGTTTTGATTTTGGTCGGTGCGCTGCGGTTACCCTGGCATTTCCCAGCGTGGCTGCTGCTGGAATGCGTCCTAGACGCAGCGATTGCAATCGGCTTAGTGCCTGCTGTGTactatttcttccattttctgctgGGGGTTTATAATTCATCAGTGTGCAAAGAGAGAGAGCAGCTCTACCAAAGCAAAGGCTATCGGGGCTTTGGGTGCAGCCTGCACGGGGCAGAGATTGCCGCTGGCCTCTGGGGCTGCATGGCTGCGGTGGCATTCCTGCTGAGCGCAGGCCTGGCTGGTAGGGGCTACAGGACAGTTCGCAAACTGAAACAGAAGCCAGCAGAATTATATGAGCTTTAGAACGGTCATGATTTTGGCCACCCTCCTTACTGAGACGAAGCAGGATGCTTTTCCTTGCTTCTGTGCAGCGCATCTTTGATGCTGCAGCAGAACACACACTGAGAGAGTCTAGCTCCAAATACAGCAGAGTCAAGCTGTTCCTAACTTGACTTTGCATTGTTGAATTATTAGTGGACAGAGAGTCAGGCCAAGGGCTTGTCTTCATCCGGTGGCTGTCTCAGAGTGACCGTCCCCGTGTAGGTGACTACCAAGCTGCCTGCTTCACAGGtcacctttccctcccctctgtcCGGTGCCTTGTTTGCCTCCAGTGAGGCTTGCTGCAAATACTGCTCCATACTTTTGCTGATAAACAGCTTTATGTAGCTGAAACTGTCTTTATAAAGGGCATGTGACTTGTTCGCTGAGAACAGAGCTCTTAAAAATGAGTAATCGAGACCTGTGGTTGGAGCAGCTAATTATTGCTTTCTTATAGGTCTCTTAGAACCATCAGGGCAGATTGTAGAGCCATCAGAGAATGCGGAAATAAACTTGCAAAATGATGAACGCACTCAGCCTAATTTGTGACAC
Encoded here:
- the MARVELD3 gene encoding MARVEL domain-containing protein 3 — protein: MAERSSSRTPRTARSGAGGRAVPGAGWQEPSGGRAAAPGLLECGLCRYLRTARACCQVVEALLAVLILVCSSVSYGSTGGYTGLPALGGIYYYHYGGAYSGFNAADGEKAQQLDQRFHLLKLPVARAAMAAGGSLLVLSCVLILVGALRLPWHFPAWLLLECVLDAAIAIGLVPAVYYFFHFLLGVYNSSVCKEREQLYQSKGYRGFGCSLHGAEIAAGLWGCMAAVAFLLSAGLAGRGYRTVRKLKQKPAELYEL